Proteins encoded in a region of the Mycolicibacterium chitae genome:
- a CDS encoding VOC family protein → MSDHEVRMIILSTDDLDESIRFYSETLGMALKFRDGAHFAALDGSSVTLALATDVDHPIPGKVVVGIKTADVDGAAKAVEDSGGAIIKGPYDDAHERRAVVYDNKGNGLVFYRPLSR, encoded by the coding sequence TTGAGTGACCACGAAGTTCGGATGATCATCTTGTCGACCGACGATCTCGACGAGTCCATCCGGTTCTACAGCGAGACGCTGGGGATGGCCCTGAAGTTCCGCGACGGCGCGCACTTCGCCGCGCTCGACGGCAGTTCGGTGACGCTGGCGCTGGCCACCGACGTCGACCATCCGATCCCCGGCAAGGTGGTCGTGGGAATCAAGACGGCCGACGTCGACGGCGCGGCCAAGGCGGTCGAGGACAGCGGCGGCGCGATCATCAAGGGCCCCTACGACGACGCCCACGAACGGCGCGCGGTCGTCTACGACAACAAGGGCAACGGGCTGGTGTTCTACCGGCCGCTGTCGCGCTGA
- a CDS encoding LLM class F420-dependent oxidoreductase produces MKFGISTFVTDDGIDAVTLARAIEERGFAALSVAEHTQIPVSRESPFPSGGEVPDKYYRTLDPFVTLAAAAAVTSSIELITGVALLIQRDPIITAKEAASIDLISGGRFALGVGAGWNLEEMRQHGTNPKTRGARLDESIEAIKALWTTEPAEYHGQIIDFEPLYMRPKPVQRPHPPIFIGGGSAATVRRVVRHKAGWISNPLSPERLAKLIGEMRDGAGGDVPLAMFGAPVDPEYWGAAAELGFDQLGLMLPSVPRDEALRLLDDYAAQVAKYR; encoded by the coding sequence ATGAAGTTCGGAATCTCCACGTTCGTCACCGACGACGGCATCGACGCGGTCACGCTGGCCCGCGCCATCGAGGAACGCGGCTTCGCCGCGCTGTCCGTCGCCGAGCACACCCAGATCCCGGTCAGCCGGGAATCGCCGTTCCCCTCCGGCGGCGAGGTGCCCGACAAGTACTACCGGACGCTGGATCCGTTCGTCACGCTGGCCGCCGCGGCGGCGGTGACGTCGAGCATCGAGCTGATCACCGGGGTGGCGCTGCTGATCCAGCGCGATCCGATCATCACGGCCAAGGAGGCCGCCAGCATCGACCTGATCTCAGGCGGGCGGTTCGCCCTCGGTGTCGGGGCGGGCTGGAACCTCGAGGAGATGCGCCAGCACGGCACGAACCCGAAGACTCGCGGCGCCCGGCTCGACGAGAGCATCGAGGCCATCAAGGCGCTGTGGACCACCGAGCCGGCCGAATACCACGGCCAGATCATCGATTTCGAGCCGCTGTACATGCGGCCCAAGCCGGTCCAGCGCCCGCATCCGCCGATCTTCATCGGCGGGGGTTCGGCGGCCACGGTCCGGCGGGTGGTCCGCCACAAGGCCGGCTGGATCTCCAACCCGCTGTCGCCCGAGCGGCTGGCCAAGCTCATCGGCGAGATGCGTGACGGTGCCGGTGGTGACGTGCCGCTGGCCATGTTCGGCGCGCCGGTCGACCCCGAATACTGGGGTGCGGCAGCCGAACTCGGCTTCGATCAGCTCGGCCTGATGTTGCCGAGCGTGCCGCGCGAC
- the wrbA gene encoding NAD(P)H:quinone oxidoreductase yields the protein MTKLAVIYYSATGHGTKMAERLAQAGEAAGAEVRMRHIAETRDPQTFAENPAWSANYEATKDLPPATGDDIVWADAVILGTPTRFASTASPFQTFMDSLGGLWAQGKLADKVYACYTSSQTTHGGQETTLIGMYTSLMHFGGVLVPPGYTDGLKFADGNPYGVSHVTGPDNQNELNDATLAALDHMVTRVVKVADKLA from the coding sequence ATGACGAAGCTGGCAGTGATCTACTACTCGGCGACCGGGCACGGCACCAAGATGGCCGAGCGTCTCGCGCAGGCGGGCGAGGCGGCCGGGGCGGAGGTCCGGATGCGGCACATCGCCGAGACCCGGGACCCGCAGACCTTCGCCGAGAACCCGGCGTGGTCGGCGAATTACGAAGCGACCAAGGATCTTCCGCCCGCGACCGGCGACGACATCGTCTGGGCCGACGCGGTGATCCTCGGCACGCCCACCCGGTTCGCCAGCACCGCGTCGCCGTTCCAGACGTTCATGGACTCCCTCGGCGGGCTGTGGGCACAGGGCAAGCTCGCCGACAAGGTGTACGCCTGTTACACCTCCAGCCAGACCACCCACGGCGGTCAGGAGACCACGCTGATCGGGATGTACACCTCGCTGATGCACTTCGGCGGCGTCCTGGTGCCGCCCGGCTACACCGACGGGTTGAAGTTCGCCGACGGCAACCCGTACGGCGTCAGCCACGTCACCGGTCCGGACAACCAGAACGAACTGAACGACGCCACGCTGGCCGCGCTGGACCACATGGTCACCCGCGTGGTGAAGGTGGCCGACAAGCTGGCCTGA
- a CDS encoding IS110 family transposase, whose protein sequence is MVVLGADVHKRSHTFVAVDDRGRKAGEKTVPATTEGHLKALAWAKTNFGEDLLWGIEDCRNLSARLERDLLSAGQKVVRVAPKLMAHERAGARTQGKSDPIDALAVARAVLRHPDLPVAAHDEVSRELKLLVDRREDLVAQRTSTINRLLGRIHELDPTQILKKKALTRAKAQTAMAAWLATIDGLLAELATDELGDIIRLTLSINELEKRIGTAVRAVAPQLLALPGCAELTAAKIVGETAGITRFKNEAAFACHTGTAPIPVWSGNTAGRVRLSRAGNRQLNAALYRIALTQTRLADSPGQTYYRKRIDQDGKTKAEALRCLKRRLARVVYNRLHADEQSRHHTHQTAAA, encoded by the coding sequence ATGGTGGTTCTTGGAGCCGATGTACACAAGCGCAGCCACACCTTCGTCGCCGTCGACGACCGGGGCCGCAAAGCAGGAGAAAAGACCGTCCCCGCCACCACCGAAGGCCATCTCAAGGCGTTGGCTTGGGCCAAGACCAACTTCGGTGAGGACCTGCTGTGGGGTATCGAAGACTGCCGCAATCTATCAGCGCGCCTGGAGCGGGACCTGTTGTCGGCGGGTCAGAAGGTCGTGCGGGTCGCACCGAAGCTGATGGCCCACGAACGCGCCGGCGCACGCACCCAAGGCAAATCCGACCCCATCGACGCGCTGGCCGTGGCCCGCGCAGTCCTGCGCCACCCGGATCTGCCCGTAGCCGCTCACGACGAGGTCTCCCGCGAACTCAAACTGCTCGTCGATCGACGCGAAGACCTTGTCGCCCAACGCACCTCGACGATCAACCGACTGCTGGGCCGCATCCACGAACTCGACCCCACCCAAATCTTGAAGAAGAAAGCACTCACCCGCGCCAAAGCCCAGACCGCCATGGCCGCCTGGCTGGCCACCATCGACGGGCTACTCGCCGAGCTGGCCACCGACGAACTCGGTGACATCATCCGGCTCACCCTGAGCATCAACGAACTCGAGAAGCGCATCGGCACCGCGGTGCGGGCAGTGGCCCCCCAGCTGCTGGCACTGCCCGGCTGCGCCGAGTTGACCGCCGCCAAGATCGTCGGCGAAACCGCCGGCATCACCCGCTTCAAAAACGAAGCCGCGTTCGCCTGCCACACCGGCACCGCCCCCATCCCGGTCTGGTCAGGCAACACCGCCGGCCGGGTACGTCTGAGCAGAGCAGGCAACCGACAACTCAACGCCGCCCTCTACCGCATCGCCCTCACCCAGACCCGCCTAGCCGACAGCCCCGGCCAGACCTACTACCGCAAACGCATCGACCAGGACGGCAAAACCAAAGCCGAGGCACTGCGCTGCCTCAAACGACGCCTGGCACGAGTCGTCTACAACCGCCTCCACGCCGACGAACAATCACGACACCACACCCACCAAACCGCCGCCGCTTGA
- a CDS encoding trimeric intracellular cation channel family protein — protein sequence MNTQPPLLFALDLTGTFAFGLNGALTALRATRLDVVGVVTLGMLTALGGGVIRDVLIDALPPATFLYWPYFALAIGGALIAFVLNRWLGRLTMPLTVLDAIGLSVFAVIGASKAVAFGLGLAPAALLGVITAVGGGTIRDALVGQVPTVLRSELYAIPALVAAVLTVLAIRFDAYGLPVALGAAAVCFVIRMLGVRFRLNAPRPPFASP from the coding sequence ATGAACACCCAACCGCCGCTGCTGTTCGCGCTGGACCTGACCGGGACGTTCGCGTTCGGGCTCAACGGGGCGCTGACGGCGCTGCGCGCCACCCGGCTCGACGTGGTCGGCGTGGTGACGCTGGGAATGTTGACCGCGCTCGGCGGCGGGGTGATCCGCGACGTGCTCATCGACGCGCTGCCCCCGGCGACGTTCCTGTACTGGCCGTACTTCGCCCTGGCGATCGGCGGTGCGCTGATCGCGTTCGTCCTGAACAGGTGGCTGGGGCGGCTGACGATGCCGCTGACCGTGCTGGATGCGATCGGGCTGAGTGTGTTCGCGGTGATCGGGGCGAGCAAGGCCGTGGCGTTCGGACTGGGCCTGGCCCCCGCGGCACTGCTCGGCGTCATCACCGCCGTCGGGGGCGGCACCATTCGTGACGCGCTGGTGGGGCAGGTGCCGACGGTGCTGCGCAGCGAGTTGTACGCCATCCCGGCGCTCGTCGCCGCGGTGCTCACGGTGCTGGCCATCCGGTTCGACGCCTACGGGCTGCCGGTCGCACTGGGCGCCGCCGCGGTGTGTTTCGTCATCCGGATGCTCGGGGTCCGGTTCCGCCTGAACGCGCCGCGACCGCCGTTCGCCTCGCCGTAG
- a CDS encoding molybdopterin oxidoreductase family protein has protein sequence METRGGIADPWGSRTPYGRGECWPQRVDTHLADGVEPEQVQRWVQSAAVLHSNGDGIDIGVRDGRIVGVRGRAVDRVNHGRVDIKDLFGWQANAAPDRLTTPLIRRDGRLVECDWDTAMDEIVRRSRALLDEHGPSSIGFYTSGQLFLEEYYTQGVIAHGAIGTNHVDGNTRLCTATAGEALKESFGCDGQPGSYTDVDHADVIALYGHNVAETQTVLWMRMLDRLAGPDPPAIVCVDPRPTPVARHATVHLAPLPGTNVALMNGLLHEILHHDWVDHSYLENHTVGYDELRKRVSEFPPSRVARICGIDAAELRRAAQIIGTAQRLLSTVLQGFYQSHQATAAAVQVNNVHLVRGMLGRPGCGILQMNGQPTAENTRECGADGDLAGFRNWANDSHIAELAELWNLDPLQIPHYAPPTHCMQMLRYAEEGTLRMLWVTATNPAVSLPELARIREILAQERLFLVVEDIFPTETAELADVVLPAAAWAEKTGTFTNTDRTVHLSEKAVEPPGQARSDLEIFLDYARRMDFRDRDGGPLPPWNTPEEAFEAWQRCSAGRPCDYTGLSYAKLRGGSGIQWPCNDENPDGTERLYSDGKFWAAPDYCEAYGKDLITGAPLEPTEYRAMNPDGRAIIKAAEYVPAHERPSPEFPYALITGRTVYHFHTRTKTGRTPELDAAAPQVWVEISNGDALQLGISEGDLVEIRTPRGCVAAAARLTEIRSGVVFLPFHYGYWDGNRDGHQGGHHRAANELTLTDWDPVSKQPIFKTAAATLRRVGGRP, from the coding sequence GTGGAAACAAGGGGCGGCATCGCCGATCCGTGGGGTAGCAGGACGCCCTACGGCCGCGGTGAGTGCTGGCCGCAGCGCGTCGATACCCACCTCGCCGACGGGGTCGAGCCCGAGCAGGTGCAACGCTGGGTGCAGTCGGCCGCGGTGCTGCACTCCAACGGCGACGGCATCGACATCGGCGTTCGCGACGGCCGCATCGTGGGCGTGCGCGGACGCGCCGTGGACCGCGTCAACCACGGGCGCGTCGACATCAAGGACCTGTTCGGCTGGCAGGCCAACGCCGCACCCGACCGGCTGACGACGCCGCTGATCCGCCGCGACGGCCGACTCGTCGAATGCGATTGGGACACCGCGATGGACGAGATCGTCCGGCGCAGCCGCGCCCTGCTGGACGAGCACGGCCCCAGCTCCATCGGCTTCTACACCTCCGGTCAGCTGTTCCTGGAGGAGTACTACACCCAGGGCGTGATCGCGCACGGCGCGATCGGCACCAACCACGTCGACGGCAACACCCGGTTGTGCACCGCCACCGCGGGGGAGGCGCTCAAGGAGTCCTTCGGCTGCGACGGACAGCCCGGCTCCTACACCGACGTCGACCACGCCGACGTGATTGCGCTGTATGGACATAACGTCGCCGAGACGCAGACCGTGCTGTGGATGCGGATGCTCGACCGGCTGGCCGGCCCCGACCCGCCGGCCATCGTCTGCGTCGATCCGCGACCCACCCCCGTCGCCCGACACGCCACCGTGCACCTGGCACCGCTGCCCGGCACCAACGTCGCTCTGATGAACGGCCTGCTGCACGAGATCCTGCACCACGACTGGGTGGACCACTCCTACCTCGAGAACCACACGGTGGGCTACGACGAACTACGCAAACGGGTCTCGGAGTTCCCGCCGTCGCGCGTCGCACGGATCTGCGGGATCGATGCCGCCGAGTTGCGGCGCGCCGCGCAGATCATCGGCACCGCGCAACGTCTGCTCTCGACCGTGCTGCAGGGTTTCTACCAGTCCCATCAGGCGACCGCGGCGGCCGTGCAGGTCAACAACGTGCACCTGGTGCGCGGCATGCTCGGCCGCCCCGGCTGCGGCATCCTGCAGATGAACGGGCAGCCCACCGCGGAAAACACCCGGGAATGCGGCGCCGACGGCGACCTCGCCGGATTCCGCAACTGGGCCAACGACTCTCACATCGCGGAGTTGGCCGAGCTGTGGAACCTAGACCCGCTGCAGATCCCGCACTACGCCCCGCCGACGCACTGCATGCAGATGTTGCGCTACGCCGAGGAGGGCACGCTGCGGATGCTGTGGGTGACCGCGACCAATCCGGCGGTCTCGCTTCCCGAACTCGCCCGCATTCGCGAGATCCTCGCCCAGGAGCGACTGTTCCTGGTGGTCGAGGACATCTTCCCCACCGAGACGGCCGAACTCGCCGACGTGGTGTTGCCCGCCGCGGCGTGGGCGGAGAAGACCGGCACGTTCACCAATACCGACCGCACCGTGCACCTCTCGGAGAAGGCCGTCGAGCCGCCCGGTCAGGCCCGCAGCGACCTGGAGATCTTCCTGGACTACGCGCGCCGGATGGACTTCCGGGACCGCGACGGCGGGCCCCTGCCGCCGTGGAACACCCCCGAGGAGGCGTTCGAGGCGTGGCAGCGGTGCAGCGCCGGGCGCCCCTGCGACTACACCGGATTGAGCTACGCCAAGCTACGCGGGGGCAGCGGCATCCAGTGGCCGTGCAACGACGAGAACCCCGACGGCACCGAGCGGCTCTACAGTGACGGGAAGTTCTGGGCCGCACCGGATTACTGCGAGGCCTACGGCAAGGACCTGATCACCGGCGCCCCGCTGGAGCCCACCGAGTACCGCGCGATGAACCCCGACGGCAGGGCCATCATCAAGGCCGCCGAGTACGTGCCCGCCCACGAGCGTCCGTCCCCGGAGTTCCCGTACGCGTTGATCACCGGCCGCACCGTCTATCACTTCCACACCCGCACCAAGACCGGTCGCACACCGGAACTCGACGCGGCCGCCCCGCAGGTGTGGGTCGAGATCTCGAACGGCGACGCGCTGCAGTTGGGGATCTCCGAGGGCGACCTGGTGGAGATCCGCACGCCGCGCGGCTGCGTCGCGGCCGCCGCCCGGCTCACCGAGATCCGCTCGGGCGTGGTCTTTCTGCCCTTCCACTACGGCTATTGGGATGGCAATCGGGACGGGCACCAGGGCGGGCATCATCGCGCCGCCAACGAACTCACGCTCACCGACTGGGATCCGGTGTCCAAGCAGCCGATCTTCAAGACCGCGGCGGCGACCCTGCGCAGGGTGGGTGGTCGACCATGA